In the Bremerella alba genome, one interval contains:
- a CDS encoding trans-sulfuration enzyme family protein, protein MHFRTRAIHVGNKKDPQTGAVVPPIHIASTFVQPGAGEWGEFDYSRSGNPTRKNLETTLAELEGGCGALAFASGMAATHCATMLLEAGDHVVAGTDIYGGTYRLLHKITQKNNISITLVDATNPENLAAVIQPNTKMMWVESPGNPLMSITDLAACAQVAKKHGVLLGVDSTFATPVLTRPLELGIDIVQHSVTKYLAGHSDVLGGALVVKDQELFDRLYYIQNATGAVLDPFGSFLASRGIKTLELRVREQCRTAQKIAEYLNDHPKVTRVLYPGLKSHPGHDIAAKQMDGGFGAMMSFEVEGGFAAAKKVCEQTQLFQLAVSLGAVESLIEQPASMSHASYDKADRLAHGIKDELIRISVGLEAADDLIADLGQVLDLI, encoded by the coding sequence ATGCATTTTCGCACTAGGGCCATCCATGTCGGCAACAAGAAGGACCCACAAACCGGGGCCGTTGTTCCGCCGATTCATATCGCTTCCACGTTCGTGCAGCCTGGAGCAGGGGAGTGGGGCGAGTTCGATTACTCGCGCAGCGGCAACCCGACGCGCAAGAATTTAGAGACCACCCTCGCTGAACTGGAAGGGGGCTGTGGAGCGTTGGCGTTTGCTTCCGGCATGGCCGCGACGCACTGTGCGACAATGCTGCTGGAAGCTGGCGATCATGTCGTCGCCGGCACCGATATCTATGGCGGCACGTATCGTTTGCTGCACAAGATCACGCAGAAAAACAACATCTCGATCACGCTTGTCGATGCGACCAACCCGGAGAACCTGGCTGCGGTGATTCAGCCCAACACGAAGATGATGTGGGTCGAAAGCCCCGGCAATCCGTTAATGTCGATCACCGATCTGGCCGCATGTGCTCAGGTTGCTAAGAAGCACGGCGTGCTGCTGGGTGTCGACAGTACATTTGCCACGCCGGTACTGACGCGGCCACTGGAATTGGGCATCGATATCGTGCAGCATTCGGTCACCAAGTACCTGGCCGGCCATAGCGATGTGCTGGGCGGGGCTTTGGTGGTGAAGGATCAAGAGCTTTTCGATCGGCTCTACTACATTCAAAACGCGACCGGGGCCGTGCTCGATCCGTTCGGCAGCTTTCTGGCCTCACGCGGGATTAAGACGTTGGAACTGCGGGTTCGTGAGCAATGCCGTACGGCTCAGAAAATCGCCGAGTATCTTAACGATCACCCCAAGGTTACCCGAGTTCTGTACCCTGGCCTGAAGTCTCATCCCGGACACGACATCGCCGCCAAGCAGATGGACGGCGGTTTCGGGGCGATGATGAGCTTCGAGGTTGAAGGTGGTTTCGCGGCCGCGAAGAAGGTGTGCGAGCAGACACAGTTGTTTCAGCTGGCCGTGAGCTTGGGCGCGGTTGAATCGTTGATCGAGCAACCCGCTTCGATGTCGCATGCCAGCTACGACAAAGCCGACCGCCTGGCGCATGGGATCAAAGATGAGCTGATCCGGATCTCGGTGGGACTGGAAGCGGCGGACGATCTGATCGCCGACCTTGGGCAAGTTCTCGATCTGATCTAG